From Daphnia pulicaria isolate SC F1-1A chromosome 11, SC_F0-13Bv2, whole genome shotgun sequence, the proteins below share one genomic window:
- the LOC124315142 gene encoding dynamin-like isoform X6: MSGNQGMESLIPLVNKLQDAFTSLGVQMSLDLPQIAVVGGQSAGKSSVLENFVGRDFLPRGSGIVTRRPLILQLINSPQEYGEFLHCKGKIFADFDEIRKEIEADTDRLTGTNKGISNLPINLRVYSPHVLNLTLIDLPGLTKIAVGDQPIDIEMQIRSMILTYITKSSCLILAVTPANIDLANSDALKLAKEVDPAGLRTIGVITKLDLMDEGTDARDILENKLLPLRRGYVGVVNRSQKDIDGRKDIKVAVAAERKFFLGHPSYRHMAERMGTPYLQRVLNQQLTNHIRETLPGLRDRLQKQLLSMEKEVEQFKHFRPDDPSIKTKAMLQMIQQLQSDFERAIEGSGTANINTMELSGGAKINRLFHERFPFEIVKMEFDEKELRREIAFAIRNIHGIRVGLFTPDLAFEAIVKKQISRLKEPSLKCIDLVVAELTNVVRFCAEKMNRYPRLREEAERIITTQIREREQRCKDQIILLNECELAYMNTNHEDFIGFAKAESISMTRAQQSSENASNTGRKLGNQVIRKGYMSISNLGIMKGGSRDYWFVLSSETLSWYKDDEEKDKKYMLNLDGLKLRDIEQGFMSRRHAIGLFNKDGRNVYKDYKQLDLSCETQDDVDSWKASFLRAGVYPEKLSDTTNGEDSADRENSASMDPQLERQVETIRNLVDSYMKIVTKTTRDLVPKTIMHLMINDTKDFIMAELLANLYATGDTNNMMEESAEEAVKREEMLRIYHACKEALKIIGDVSMATVSTPVPPPVRGGDDYFRSGPDNSSIGQRVSPPSPGGPNRRPMSGVAPAPAPGPGSSVSRAPPAPPVTGRPAPAVPNRPGDATGRAPPAPPSRPGGTALPPPLVPTRPMPSVPPRLPDRPQIPGRPYYH, translated from the exons ATGTCAGGCAATCAGGGAATGGAATCCCTTATTCCTCTCGTGAATAAATTGCAAGATGCCTTCACTTCGTTGGGGGTGCAAATGTCTCTTGACCTACCCCAAATTGCTGTTGTGGGTGGTCAAAGTGCAGGAAAAAGCTCTGTGCTGGAAAATTTTGTCGGCAG GGATTTCCTACCTCGTGGCTCTGGCATTGTCACTCGACGTCCCCTTATCTTGCAGCTGATCAACTCTCCTCAGG AATATGGAGAGTTTTTGCACTGCAAAGGAAAGATCTTTGCTGACTTTGATGAGATTCGTAAGGAAATTGAGGCAGACACTGACCGATTAACTGGTACCAACAAAGGAATATCCAACTTGCCCATCAATTTGAGAGTATACTCTCCTCACG TTCTTAATTTGACCCTGATTGATTTGCCTGGCTTGACGAAAATTGCCGTCGGTGACCAACCTATCGACATTGAGATGCAAATACGTAGCATGATCCTCACCTATATCACAAAATCTAGTTGCCTCATCCTGGCTGTTACCCCTGCCAACATTGATTTGGCCAATTCGGATGCTTTGAAACTGGCCAAAGAAGTAGATCCTGCag GTTTGCGAACAATTGGTGTCATCACCAAGCTGGATTTGATGGACGAAGGAACGGATGCTCGAGACATTTTGGAGAACAAGCTGCTGCCGTTGCGGCGCGGCTACGTCGGTGTGGTCAACCGTAGCCAAAAGGATATCGACGGACGCAAAGACATTAAAGTGGCTGTAGCGGCCGAGCGCAAATTCTTCCTCGGCCACCCATCCTACCGCCATATGGCCGAGAGAATGGGAACGCCCTACCTTCAACGTGTTCTCAATCAGCAGCTCACTAACCACATCCGTGAAACGTTGCCAGGATTGAGAGACCGTCTCCag AAACAATTGCTGAGCATGGAGAAGGAAGTGGAACAGTTCAAACACTTTCGTCCCGACGACCCGAGCATCAAGACGAAAGCCATGCTACA GATGATCCAGCAGCTCCAGTCGGATTTCGAGCGGGCCATCGAAGGTTCTGGCACGGCCAATATTAACACGATGGAACTGTCTGGCGGTGCCAAGATCAACCGCTTGTTCCATGAGCGTTTCCCATTCGAAATTGTCAAGATGGAGTTTGACGAGAAAGAGTTGCGCCGCGAAATTGCGTTCGCCATCCGCAACATCCACGGTATTCGCGTCGGTCTCTTCACTCCCGATCTTGCCTTTGAGGCCATCGTCAAGAAGCAGATATCCCGCCTAAAGGAACCTTCCCTCAAGTGTATCGATTTGGTCGTCGCCGAGTTGACTAACGTCGTCCGCTTCTGCGCCGAAAAG ATGAACCGTTATCCACGACTACGCGAAGAAGCCGAGCGTATCATCACGACACAAATTCGCGAGCGTGAGCAGCGATGCAAGGACCAGATCATTCTCCTCAACGAGTGCGAGTTGGCTTACATGAACACCAACCACGAGGACTTTATCGGATTCGCAAA AGCGGAGAGCATCTCTATGACACG CGCCCAGCAGTCGTCGGAGAATGCCAGCAATACAGGACGAAAGCTTGGCAATCAAGTCATCCGCAAAGGCTACATGTCCATCTCCAATTTGGGCATCATGAAAGGCGGTTCGCGAGATTACTGGTTCGTTTTGAGCTCGGAGACCCTGTCGTGGTACAAAGACGACGAG GAGAAAGATAAGAAGTACATGCTGAATCTGGACGGTCTGAAGCTGCGTGATATCGAGCAAGGATTCATGTCTCGTCGGCATGCCATTGGCCTTTTCAATAAAGACGGTCGCAATGTGTACAAG GATTACAAGCAGCTGGACCTGAGTTGCGAGACTCAAGATGATGTCGATTCGTGGAAGGCTTCTTTCTTGCGTGCTGGTGTCTACCCCGAAAAGTTGTCTGATACCACCAACGGCGAAGATTCTGCTGATCGCGAGAATTCCGCTTCGATGGATCCCCAACTTGAGCGACAG GTTGAAACTATTCGTAATTTGGTCGATTCGTACATGAAAATCGTGACCAAGACCACGAGAGATTTGGTGCCCAAGACGATCATGCACTTAATGATCAACGATACCAAGGATTTTATCATGGCTGAGCTGCTGGCCAACCTCTACGCTACTGGCGACACG AACAACATGATGGAAGAGAGTGCCGAGGAGGCCGTCAAGCGAGAGGAAATGTTGCGAATCTACCACGCCTGTAAAGAAGCCCTGAAGATTATTGGTGACGTGTCGATGGCCACAGTTTCAACGCCCGTTCCTCCGCCCGTTAGGGGTGGCGACGACTACTTCAGGTCTGGACCTGATAATTCAAG TATCGGTCAGCGAGTGTCACCACCGTCTCCTGGCGGTCCTAACCGTCGTCCAATGAGTGGAGTCGCTCCAGCTCCCGCTCCTGGTCCGGGATCATCGGTCAGCCGAGCTCCACCGGCTCCTCCGGTGACTGGCCGCCCCGCACCGGCCGTACCTAATCGCCCTGGAGATGCAACCGGAAGGGCCCCACCGGCACCACCTTCGCGTCCCGGCGGAACTGCGCTCCCACCGCCACTTGTGCCAAC GAGACCCATGCCGAGCGTACCGCCGCGGCTACCGGATCGACCTCAAATTCCCGGCCGACCTTACTATCACTAG
- the LOC124315142 gene encoding dynamin-like isoform X2 translates to MSGNQGMESLIPLVNKLQDAFTSLGVQMSLDLPQIAVVGGQSAGKSSVLENFVGRDFLPRGSGIVTRRPLILQLINSPQEYGEFLHCKGKIFADFDEIRKEIEADTDRLTGTNKGISNLPINLRVYSPHVLNLTLIDLPGLTKIAVGDQPIDIEMQIRSMILTYITKSSCLILAVTPANIDLANSDALKLAKEVDPAGLRTIGVITKLDLMDEGTDARDILENKLLPLRRGYVGVVNRSQKDIDGRKDIKVAVAAERKFFLGHPSYRHMAERMGTPYLQRVLNQQLTNHIRETLPGLRDRLQKQLLSMEKEVEQFKHFRPDDPSIKTKAMLQMIQQLQSDFERAIEGSGTANINTMELSGGAKINRLFHERFPFEIVKMEFDEKELRREIAFAIRNIHGIRVGLFTPDLAFEAIVKKQISRLKEPSLKCIDLVVAELTNVVRFCAEKMNRYPRLREEAERIITTQIREREQRCKDQIILLNECELAYMNTNHEDFIGFAKAESISMTRAQQSSENASNTGRKLGNQVIRKGYMSISNLGIMKGGSRDYWFVLSSETLSWYKDDEEKDKKYMLNLDGLKLRDIEQGFMSRRHAIGLFNKDGRNVYKDYKQLDLSCETQDDVDSWKASFLRAGVYPEKLSDTTNGEDSADRENSASMDPQLERQVETIRNLVDSYMKIVTKTTRDLVPKTIMHLMINDTKDFIMAELLANLYATGDTNNMMEESAEEAVKREEMLRIYHACKEALKIIGDVSMATVSTPVPPPVRGGDDYFRSGPDNSSIGQRVSPPSPGGPNRRPMSGVAPAPAPGPGSSVSRAPPAPPVTGRPAPAVPNRPGDATGRAPPAPPSRPGGTALPPPLVPTRGVGGGSQQPGIVLPQRVQQAVVNVAVNEMVGALGKQFKFN, encoded by the exons ATGTCAGGCAATCAGGGAATGGAATCCCTTATTCCTCTCGTGAATAAATTGCAAGATGCCTTCACTTCGTTGGGGGTGCAAATGTCTCTTGACCTACCCCAAATTGCTGTTGTGGGTGGTCAAAGTGCAGGAAAAAGCTCTGTGCTGGAAAATTTTGTCGGCAG GGATTTCCTACCTCGTGGCTCTGGCATTGTCACTCGACGTCCCCTTATCTTGCAGCTGATCAACTCTCCTCAGG AATATGGAGAGTTTTTGCACTGCAAAGGAAAGATCTTTGCTGACTTTGATGAGATTCGTAAGGAAATTGAGGCAGACACTGACCGATTAACTGGTACCAACAAAGGAATATCCAACTTGCCCATCAATTTGAGAGTATACTCTCCTCACG TTCTTAATTTGACCCTGATTGATTTGCCTGGCTTGACGAAAATTGCCGTCGGTGACCAACCTATCGACATTGAGATGCAAATACGTAGCATGATCCTCACCTATATCACAAAATCTAGTTGCCTCATCCTGGCTGTTACCCCTGCCAACATTGATTTGGCCAATTCGGATGCTTTGAAACTGGCCAAAGAAGTAGATCCTGCag GTTTGCGAACAATTGGTGTCATCACCAAGCTGGATTTGATGGACGAAGGAACGGATGCTCGAGACATTTTGGAGAACAAGCTGCTGCCGTTGCGGCGCGGCTACGTCGGTGTGGTCAACCGTAGCCAAAAGGATATCGACGGACGCAAAGACATTAAAGTGGCTGTAGCGGCCGAGCGCAAATTCTTCCTCGGCCACCCATCCTACCGCCATATGGCCGAGAGAATGGGAACGCCCTACCTTCAACGTGTTCTCAATCAGCAGCTCACTAACCACATCCGTGAAACGTTGCCAGGATTGAGAGACCGTCTCCag AAACAATTGCTGAGCATGGAGAAGGAAGTGGAACAGTTCAAACACTTTCGTCCCGACGACCCGAGCATCAAGACGAAAGCCATGCTACA GATGATCCAGCAGCTCCAGTCGGATTTCGAGCGGGCCATCGAAGGTTCTGGCACGGCCAATATTAACACGATGGAACTGTCTGGCGGTGCCAAGATCAACCGCTTGTTCCATGAGCGTTTCCCATTCGAAATTGTCAAGATGGAGTTTGACGAGAAAGAGTTGCGCCGCGAAATTGCGTTCGCCATCCGCAACATCCACGGTATTCGCGTCGGTCTCTTCACTCCCGATCTTGCCTTTGAGGCCATCGTCAAGAAGCAGATATCCCGCCTAAAGGAACCTTCCCTCAAGTGTATCGATTTGGTCGTCGCCGAGTTGACTAACGTCGTCCGCTTCTGCGCCGAAAAG ATGAACCGTTATCCACGACTACGCGAAGAAGCCGAGCGTATCATCACGACACAAATTCGCGAGCGTGAGCAGCGATGCAAGGACCAGATCATTCTCCTCAACGAGTGCGAGTTGGCTTACATGAACACCAACCACGAGGACTTTATCGGATTCGCAAA AGCGGAGAGCATCTCTATGACACG CGCCCAGCAGTCGTCGGAGAATGCCAGCAATACAGGACGAAAGCTTGGCAATCAAGTCATCCGCAAAGGCTACATGTCCATCTCCAATTTGGGCATCATGAAAGGCGGTTCGCGAGATTACTGGTTCGTTTTGAGCTCGGAGACCCTGTCGTGGTACAAAGACGACGAG GAGAAAGATAAGAAGTACATGCTGAATCTGGACGGTCTGAAGCTGCGTGATATCGAGCAAGGATTCATGTCTCGTCGGCATGCCATTGGCCTTTTCAATAAAGACGGTCGCAATGTGTACAAG GATTACAAGCAGCTGGACCTGAGTTGCGAGACTCAAGATGATGTCGATTCGTGGAAGGCTTCTTTCTTGCGTGCTGGTGTCTACCCCGAAAAGTTGTCTGATACCACCAACGGCGAAGATTCTGCTGATCGCGAGAATTCCGCTTCGATGGATCCCCAACTTGAGCGACAG GTTGAAACTATTCGTAATTTGGTCGATTCGTACATGAAAATCGTGACCAAGACCACGAGAGATTTGGTGCCCAAGACGATCATGCACTTAATGATCAACGATACCAAGGATTTTATCATGGCTGAGCTGCTGGCCAACCTCTACGCTACTGGCGACACG AACAACATGATGGAAGAGAGTGCCGAGGAGGCCGTCAAGCGAGAGGAAATGTTGCGAATCTACCACGCCTGTAAAGAAGCCCTGAAGATTATTGGTGACGTGTCGATGGCCACAGTTTCAACGCCCGTTCCTCCGCCCGTTAGGGGTGGCGACGACTACTTCAGGTCTGGACCTGATAATTCAAG TATCGGTCAGCGAGTGTCACCACCGTCTCCTGGCGGTCCTAACCGTCGTCCAATGAGTGGAGTCGCTCCAGCTCCCGCTCCTGGTCCGGGATCATCGGTCAGCCGAGCTCCACCGGCTCCTCCGGTGACTGGCCGCCCCGCACCGGCCGTACCTAATCGCCCTGGAGATGCAACCGGAAGGGCCCCACCGGCACCACCTTCGCGTCCCGGCGGAACTGCGCTCCCACCGCCACTTGTGCCAAC GCGAGGAGTAGGAGGAGGTTCCCAGCAGCCCGGCATCGTCTTACCGCAGCGCGTCCAGCAAGCAGTAGTCAACGTCGCCGTCAATGAAATGGTCGGCGCTCTCGGGAAGcagtttaaattcaattag
- the LOC124315142 gene encoding dynamin-like isoform X8 has product MSGNQGMESLIPLVNKLQDAFTSLGVQMSLDLPQIAVVGGQSAGKSSVLENFVGRDFLPRGSGIVTRRPLILQLINSPQEYGEFLHCKGKIFADFDEIRKEIEADTDRLTGTNKGISNLPINLRVYSPHVLNLTLIDLPGLTKIAVGDQPIDIEMQIRSMILTYITKSSCLILAVTPANIDLANSDALKLAKEVDPAGLRTIGVITKLDLMDEGTDARDILENKLLPLRRGYVGVVNRSQKDIDGRKDIKVAVAAERKFFLGHPSYRHMAERMGTPYLQRVLNQQLTNHIRETLPGLRDRLQKQLLSMEKEVEQFKHFRPDDPSIKTKAMLQMIQQLQSDFERAIEGSGTANINTMELSGGAKINRLFHERFPFEIVKMEFDEKELRREIAFAIRNIHGIRVGLFTPDLAFEAIVKKQISRLKEPSLKCIDLVVAELTNVVRFCAEKMNRYPRLREEAERIITTQIREREQRCKDQIILLNECELAYMNTNHEDFIGFANAQQSSENASNTGRKLGNQVIRKGYMSISNLGIMKGGSRDYWFVLSSETLSWYKDDEEKDKKYMLNLDGLKLRDIEQGFMSRRHAIGLFNKDGRNVYKDYKQLDLSCETQDDVDSWKASFLRAGVYPEKLSDTTNGEDSADRENSASMDPQLERQVETIRNLVDSYMKIVTKTTRDLVPKTIMHLMINDTKDFIMAELLANLYATGDTNNMMEESAEEAVKREEMLRIYHACKEALKIIGDVSMATVSTPVPPPVRGGDDYFRSGPDNSSIGQRVSPPSPGGPNRRPMSGVAPAPAPGPGSSVSRAPPAPPVTGRPAPAVPNRPGDATGRAPPAPPSRPGGTALPPPLVPTRPMPSVPPRLPDRPQIPGRPYYH; this is encoded by the exons ATGTCAGGCAATCAGGGAATGGAATCCCTTATTCCTCTCGTGAATAAATTGCAAGATGCCTTCACTTCGTTGGGGGTGCAAATGTCTCTTGACCTACCCCAAATTGCTGTTGTGGGTGGTCAAAGTGCAGGAAAAAGCTCTGTGCTGGAAAATTTTGTCGGCAG GGATTTCCTACCTCGTGGCTCTGGCATTGTCACTCGACGTCCCCTTATCTTGCAGCTGATCAACTCTCCTCAGG AATATGGAGAGTTTTTGCACTGCAAAGGAAAGATCTTTGCTGACTTTGATGAGATTCGTAAGGAAATTGAGGCAGACACTGACCGATTAACTGGTACCAACAAAGGAATATCCAACTTGCCCATCAATTTGAGAGTATACTCTCCTCACG TTCTTAATTTGACCCTGATTGATTTGCCTGGCTTGACGAAAATTGCCGTCGGTGACCAACCTATCGACATTGAGATGCAAATACGTAGCATGATCCTCACCTATATCACAAAATCTAGTTGCCTCATCCTGGCTGTTACCCCTGCCAACATTGATTTGGCCAATTCGGATGCTTTGAAACTGGCCAAAGAAGTAGATCCTGCag GTTTGCGAACAATTGGTGTCATCACCAAGCTGGATTTGATGGACGAAGGAACGGATGCTCGAGACATTTTGGAGAACAAGCTGCTGCCGTTGCGGCGCGGCTACGTCGGTGTGGTCAACCGTAGCCAAAAGGATATCGACGGACGCAAAGACATTAAAGTGGCTGTAGCGGCCGAGCGCAAATTCTTCCTCGGCCACCCATCCTACCGCCATATGGCCGAGAGAATGGGAACGCCCTACCTTCAACGTGTTCTCAATCAGCAGCTCACTAACCACATCCGTGAAACGTTGCCAGGATTGAGAGACCGTCTCCag AAACAATTGCTGAGCATGGAGAAGGAAGTGGAACAGTTCAAACACTTTCGTCCCGACGACCCGAGCATCAAGACGAAAGCCATGCTACA GATGATCCAGCAGCTCCAGTCGGATTTCGAGCGGGCCATCGAAGGTTCTGGCACGGCCAATATTAACACGATGGAACTGTCTGGCGGTGCCAAGATCAACCGCTTGTTCCATGAGCGTTTCCCATTCGAAATTGTCAAGATGGAGTTTGACGAGAAAGAGTTGCGCCGCGAAATTGCGTTCGCCATCCGCAACATCCACGGTATTCGCGTCGGTCTCTTCACTCCCGATCTTGCCTTTGAGGCCATCGTCAAGAAGCAGATATCCCGCCTAAAGGAACCTTCCCTCAAGTGTATCGATTTGGTCGTCGCCGAGTTGACTAACGTCGTCCGCTTCTGCGCCGAAAAG ATGAACCGTTATCCACGACTACGCGAAGAAGCCGAGCGTATCATCACGACACAAATTCGCGAGCGTGAGCAGCGATGCAAGGACCAGATCATTCTCCTCAACGAGTGCGAGTTGGCTTACATGAACACCAACCACGAGGACTTTATCGGATTCGCAAA CGCCCAGCAGTCGTCGGAGAATGCCAGCAATACAGGACGAAAGCTTGGCAATCAAGTCATCCGCAAAGGCTACATGTCCATCTCCAATTTGGGCATCATGAAAGGCGGTTCGCGAGATTACTGGTTCGTTTTGAGCTCGGAGACCCTGTCGTGGTACAAAGACGACGAG GAGAAAGATAAGAAGTACATGCTGAATCTGGACGGTCTGAAGCTGCGTGATATCGAGCAAGGATTCATGTCTCGTCGGCATGCCATTGGCCTTTTCAATAAAGACGGTCGCAATGTGTACAAG GATTACAAGCAGCTGGACCTGAGTTGCGAGACTCAAGATGATGTCGATTCGTGGAAGGCTTCTTTCTTGCGTGCTGGTGTCTACCCCGAAAAGTTGTCTGATACCACCAACGGCGAAGATTCTGCTGATCGCGAGAATTCCGCTTCGATGGATCCCCAACTTGAGCGACAG GTTGAAACTATTCGTAATTTGGTCGATTCGTACATGAAAATCGTGACCAAGACCACGAGAGATTTGGTGCCCAAGACGATCATGCACTTAATGATCAACGATACCAAGGATTTTATCATGGCTGAGCTGCTGGCCAACCTCTACGCTACTGGCGACACG AACAACATGATGGAAGAGAGTGCCGAGGAGGCCGTCAAGCGAGAGGAAATGTTGCGAATCTACCACGCCTGTAAAGAAGCCCTGAAGATTATTGGTGACGTGTCGATGGCCACAGTTTCAACGCCCGTTCCTCCGCCCGTTAGGGGTGGCGACGACTACTTCAGGTCTGGACCTGATAATTCAAG TATCGGTCAGCGAGTGTCACCACCGTCTCCTGGCGGTCCTAACCGTCGTCCAATGAGTGGAGTCGCTCCAGCTCCCGCTCCTGGTCCGGGATCATCGGTCAGCCGAGCTCCACCGGCTCCTCCGGTGACTGGCCGCCCCGCACCGGCCGTACCTAATCGCCCTGGAGATGCAACCGGAAGGGCCCCACCGGCACCACCTTCGCGTCCCGGCGGAACTGCGCTCCCACCGCCACTTGTGCCAAC GAGACCCATGCCGAGCGTACCGCCGCGGCTACCGGATCGACCTCAAATTCCCGGCCGACCTTACTATCACTAG
- the LOC124315142 gene encoding dynamin-like isoform X3, with amino-acid sequence MSGNQGMESLIPLVNKLQDAFTSLGVQMSLDLPQIAVVGGQSAGKSSVLENFVGRDFLPRGSGIVTRRPLILQLINSPQEYGEFLHCKGKIFADFDEIRKEIEADTDRLTGTNKGISNLPINLRVYSPHVLNLTLIDLPGLTKIAVGDQPIDIEMQIRSMILTYITKSSCLILAVTPANIDLANSDALKLAKEVDPAGLRTIGVITKLDLMDEGTDARDILENKLLPLRRGYVGVVNRSQKDIDGRKDIKVAVAAERKFFLGHPSYRHMAERMGTPYLQRVLNQQLTNHIRETLPGLRDRLQKQLLSMEKEVEQFKHFRPDDPSIKTKAMLQMIQQLQSDFERAIEGSGTANINTMELSGGAKINRLFHERFPFEIVKMEFDEKELRREIAFAIRNIHGIRVGLFTPDLAFEAIVKKQISRLKEPSLKCIDLVVAELTNVVRFCAEKMNRYPRLREEAERIITTQIREREQRCKDQIILLNECELAYMNTNHEDFIGFAKAESISMTRAQQSSENASNTGRKLGNQVIRKGYMSISNLGIMKGGSRDYWFVLSSETLSWYKDDEEKDKKYMLNLDGLKLRDIEQGFMSRRHAIGLFNKDGRNVYKDYKQLDLSCETQDDVDSWKASFLRAGVYPEKLSDTTNGEDSADRENSASMDPQLERQVETIRNLVDSYMKIVTKTTRDLVPKTIMHLMINDTKDFIMAELLANLYATGDTNNMMEESAEEAVKREEMLRIYHACKEALKIIGDVSMATVSTPVPPPVRGGDDYFSIGQRVSPPSPGGPNRRPMSGVAPAPAPGPGSSVSRAPPAPPVTGRPAPAVPNRPGDATGRAPPAPPSRPGGTALPPPLVPTRGVGGGSQQPGIVLPQRVQQAVVNVAVNEMVGALGKQFKFN; translated from the exons ATGTCAGGCAATCAGGGAATGGAATCCCTTATTCCTCTCGTGAATAAATTGCAAGATGCCTTCACTTCGTTGGGGGTGCAAATGTCTCTTGACCTACCCCAAATTGCTGTTGTGGGTGGTCAAAGTGCAGGAAAAAGCTCTGTGCTGGAAAATTTTGTCGGCAG GGATTTCCTACCTCGTGGCTCTGGCATTGTCACTCGACGTCCCCTTATCTTGCAGCTGATCAACTCTCCTCAGG AATATGGAGAGTTTTTGCACTGCAAAGGAAAGATCTTTGCTGACTTTGATGAGATTCGTAAGGAAATTGAGGCAGACACTGACCGATTAACTGGTACCAACAAAGGAATATCCAACTTGCCCATCAATTTGAGAGTATACTCTCCTCACG TTCTTAATTTGACCCTGATTGATTTGCCTGGCTTGACGAAAATTGCCGTCGGTGACCAACCTATCGACATTGAGATGCAAATACGTAGCATGATCCTCACCTATATCACAAAATCTAGTTGCCTCATCCTGGCTGTTACCCCTGCCAACATTGATTTGGCCAATTCGGATGCTTTGAAACTGGCCAAAGAAGTAGATCCTGCag GTTTGCGAACAATTGGTGTCATCACCAAGCTGGATTTGATGGACGAAGGAACGGATGCTCGAGACATTTTGGAGAACAAGCTGCTGCCGTTGCGGCGCGGCTACGTCGGTGTGGTCAACCGTAGCCAAAAGGATATCGACGGACGCAAAGACATTAAAGTGGCTGTAGCGGCCGAGCGCAAATTCTTCCTCGGCCACCCATCCTACCGCCATATGGCCGAGAGAATGGGAACGCCCTACCTTCAACGTGTTCTCAATCAGCAGCTCACTAACCACATCCGTGAAACGTTGCCAGGATTGAGAGACCGTCTCCag AAACAATTGCTGAGCATGGAGAAGGAAGTGGAACAGTTCAAACACTTTCGTCCCGACGACCCGAGCATCAAGACGAAAGCCATGCTACA GATGATCCAGCAGCTCCAGTCGGATTTCGAGCGGGCCATCGAAGGTTCTGGCACGGCCAATATTAACACGATGGAACTGTCTGGCGGTGCCAAGATCAACCGCTTGTTCCATGAGCGTTTCCCATTCGAAATTGTCAAGATGGAGTTTGACGAGAAAGAGTTGCGCCGCGAAATTGCGTTCGCCATCCGCAACATCCACGGTATTCGCGTCGGTCTCTTCACTCCCGATCTTGCCTTTGAGGCCATCGTCAAGAAGCAGATATCCCGCCTAAAGGAACCTTCCCTCAAGTGTATCGATTTGGTCGTCGCCGAGTTGACTAACGTCGTCCGCTTCTGCGCCGAAAAG ATGAACCGTTATCCACGACTACGCGAAGAAGCCGAGCGTATCATCACGACACAAATTCGCGAGCGTGAGCAGCGATGCAAGGACCAGATCATTCTCCTCAACGAGTGCGAGTTGGCTTACATGAACACCAACCACGAGGACTTTATCGGATTCGCAAA AGCGGAGAGCATCTCTATGACACG CGCCCAGCAGTCGTCGGAGAATGCCAGCAATACAGGACGAAAGCTTGGCAATCAAGTCATCCGCAAAGGCTACATGTCCATCTCCAATTTGGGCATCATGAAAGGCGGTTCGCGAGATTACTGGTTCGTTTTGAGCTCGGAGACCCTGTCGTGGTACAAAGACGACGAG GAGAAAGATAAGAAGTACATGCTGAATCTGGACGGTCTGAAGCTGCGTGATATCGAGCAAGGATTCATGTCTCGTCGGCATGCCATTGGCCTTTTCAATAAAGACGGTCGCAATGTGTACAAG GATTACAAGCAGCTGGACCTGAGTTGCGAGACTCAAGATGATGTCGATTCGTGGAAGGCTTCTTTCTTGCGTGCTGGTGTCTACCCCGAAAAGTTGTCTGATACCACCAACGGCGAAGATTCTGCTGATCGCGAGAATTCCGCTTCGATGGATCCCCAACTTGAGCGACAG GTTGAAACTATTCGTAATTTGGTCGATTCGTACATGAAAATCGTGACCAAGACCACGAGAGATTTGGTGCCCAAGACGATCATGCACTTAATGATCAACGATACCAAGGATTTTATCATGGCTGAGCTGCTGGCCAACCTCTACGCTACTGGCGACACG AACAACATGATGGAAGAGAGTGCCGAGGAGGCCGTCAAGCGAGAGGAAATGTTGCGAATCTACCACGCCTGTAAAGAAGCCCTGAAGATTATTGGTGACGTGTCGATGGCCACAGTTTCAACGCCCGTTCCTCCGCCCGTTAGGGGTGGCGACGACTACTTCAG TATCGGTCAGCGAGTGTCACCACCGTCTCCTGGCGGTCCTAACCGTCGTCCAATGAGTGGAGTCGCTCCAGCTCCCGCTCCTGGTCCGGGATCATCGGTCAGCCGAGCTCCACCGGCTCCTCCGGTGACTGGCCGCCCCGCACCGGCCGTACCTAATCGCCCTGGAGATGCAACCGGAAGGGCCCCACCGGCACCACCTTCGCGTCCCGGCGGAACTGCGCTCCCACCGCCACTTGTGCCAAC GCGAGGAGTAGGAGGAGGTTCCCAGCAGCCCGGCATCGTCTTACCGCAGCGCGTCCAGCAAGCAGTAGTCAACGTCGCCGTCAATGAAATGGTCGGCGCTCTCGGGAAGcagtttaaattcaattag